DNA from Aphis gossypii isolate Hap1 chromosome 3, ASM2018417v2, whole genome shotgun sequence:
CCAACTGCTGCGGCAATACGCTGTAGGTATTAGTGGGACGGCCGAGTGCGAATTTTGAAGATGGTCGCGAGATTGTTAATGATCGgtcttatacattaaaaataggcCAAACTTAAACTGGCCGCGGTTAACCAACAGTATAGCTACATAGATAAGGTAGTAATAAATAGTAGATGGATAATTAGTatgatatgaaatataatatttctataaatgtggttttaaaactatattttgattgttcttgagctactatattattatatagacatttcaaattttttgatttttttttttatgacaaaaaaaatcacgCGAGGCCAAAAAGCTTAAAAACTCAATACAAAAGTTTCTTAAAAGTTGTCAATACCTACctgaatttaaaaagaattgtTGAGCGCAaatctacaataattttttcgagCTTTTGAAGTAAGAAATATGAcgaaattcgtcaaaataacaaaaatttacaaattattttgtaaatttcaaatttttatatttaaggcttgcaaattaaattaaaaattcatcataAGGTTTTACTGAAACTCAAAagtctaaaaaatgtataatatgtaggtacaattttttttcattgtcattcgaagttaacatttttaaaaaattggatGTTAAAACTAAGAATACCTAACAATTTCAGTTATTTAgttgtgtaattataattctaaaatattttttggggcTTGAAACTTTTAGATATACATTgtcatatttaattgtatgcaattatattgtcaaaatattttaattcattttaagctattgcctatttatactgtatatttttaatagtgataataataataataatataataaatgatgcgatgttttcggaaaaaattaattcaattcatcgtcctactaataataaaataaatttctataatatatagcaataCAATTGTACATGCTGtacttatttaagtaataaaatatactataggtaataaagtCTGTCGACCATCTCCgcttagaatcatttttcgtatgcaatgatttatcgttgaattcaaattgaacACGTCCATTACAGTGACCTACTCAATGATGAAGTACACTCAACACCTTACCGTATAGTAGAGCGGTTACCAGCTGTTTGCTCGCTTTTTTCAGTGTTCcgtgaaaacaataatatgcaataacctatgatttatgttattatatatttgttgcacacctttgtgtataataatttacaatttatcttttgaatattttgtatagtaaatttaattgtttattccTAACATAatctagttatttatttatgcatttaatgCACTAATTGTTGAATAAGTACTTACAAACTAATGACAAACTATAGTCATGACACATCGAGGTTGAAAAATGTAGGCCACCCGATGGTCCAATAGATTATAAACTATTCTAAAgagaaatacatttaaataacttgaaaacacctattgattaggtattgatattattatatatcaaaactTAATGATAGGCATTATGTCAAACTCAAAACTTGAAACATTAATAGttcaattatacatattcGTGACTGTATGCCTATATATGGTTAACTTatcataagaaaataattatcgacactaaatattttcatctacAGTTATCAAAAttgatcaaaattaaattaaccattacattttatttaaaagtattttctattgattatttctttttaatcatttttttttttttgataaaaacaatttttttaattcgtaaaaattataaatttaattataatatttttgatttttgaccAAAATTAGTTATGTGCACATAAcccataggtataaaaattatcaccCAAGTATATACTTAACATACACGAGTATTACACCGCGGTATACtgtttagtaatataaattctttCGAATCTTTAATACTggactttaaagtttaaccTCCAGGATATTAAAATAGGTCCGTAAAATGCATGTAAACTATACTATACACAATcggataattttatagtaacgATATGGGAcagaaataatacttatttcaaGATAATAACCTATGTAATATAGGCACATTTACGAGGACCCTTGATGAGTTGACTTATTCGCAGTGAAAAATCTGTATTCTTCCTGCGCGACAACCGtgactagaaaaaaaacatgtaaaagAATACACCATGGTGTGGAAAACCACGACAAAGAAATGACTTTGCTTTCTCTTTCACGCAGCATCCCGACTGGAGTTTTCATGCTCTACTTATCAAGCGCATTTAAGAAACAATGCTCAAATCATGGACGGctgttctataatatttccCTAACATAAAACACTGTATACGCTCGTCATTTCtcttaggtatattttattggtgacaaaataatattcacacatattatacaatttaaacaatgataaaaattttaaaacaataatataatatataaatatatatgaaaaataaaaataacattatagacGGAGATTCAAAATCcctttgattaaaaattaacaataacaggtatataaaataaaattaagtacctacggtaatgtgtataattgttTGGTTGGAATGTTCGTTTTGGAATGTATATGcaaaatagtatatagtaattgTTCGGTTTTAgtcttaaattgtaattaatattaagcacCAAATTAAGTCTTCGTGTGTTTGTGTATGTGTTTGTGCGTCAAGTACATGTGAAtgaatgtacaatgtacatatataaaatatattatatatacttcacCTTATCTTAGGCATAATACTTAGAAACCTCTTCCACTAGTTTATCCACGTTTTTTTCGTTAATCTCAACAAATTTTTTGCTCTGTctactaaaatagtaaatatccCCGGTATATATGTCGAACCATAGAGCGTGTATATGCAGGTCATACGCCTCTAGACGCTTCCTAAGGAAACCGTAGCTGGCAATATTTTGCATCTGCTGTAGGGTATTAACCTATAACACgcacaaataaacaatatatgtcgatgtattattatgtacctaatataatattaatataagattatctaatattaaattgtaatagtttatagttgaaatttgaaaaaccagtataataacatgaataaaatacaaatataataaatattcattatccactataaatgataatacctaGGGTACATAGTGTAATTATAGAtgcctaatataaatataataaaagtacgcaaaaattaaatttgtaaatttaagtaataatatgttaaataattatcgatgtgcttaaaaattgatgtactgattaaaaaaaggttataacaatattctaATCTCACAATCCCACGTAtagaaaagttatttattaacaataaaaaaaatatcattttaaagtcacgaaaataattttaagacccACTTAAAACgttagtacaaaaaaaaattaactactaatacaatattaaacaaattataatagattttattaaaaaaaaaaattcaaagagtatatatttaattattgtttaaaaactatttaaaaaataaataatatattatatacaataaacattataaatatataatatatatatacttaaatcttaaaatcagTACTATAGtttgaatatatatgtacctgtGATAACTTATCTGTGACGGAAAATTTGTCTTCCGGATCAATGTAAGCAATAATCCTACGTAAGGGTGTCTCGGCTTGAAAAATGAGTGGCGTGTCGAACCCTGCAGCTTCCAGCTGTTGATACTTTTCCAAAGATGATATTGCGTGAGTACAGAGCCATGATCGAAGCGGTGACATCCGGCGATTGTCGATACTAGCAAATTCCGTGTCCCTGAGCAGGTGCAATAAGTTCATTGCCTAATAATAcgttagttaatatttaattataacaacaacagcacccggcataaaataaattattattttttattttttatacaagtggcagatgaaaaaataaaattcaacctAATGGtatgttttaacttataaatgaccccatattttatatttaatcttatttaaaagattattaattattataaacgtattcTACATCATAAAACACAACACAACAAAAGTTCATATGATGTGACAAGTcatatgattaatgattatatgaaAGTGAAGtgctaaacaaattttttaaaaacgatcTGACTAAatcctaaaataatacaaataaccgGACATTATATACATCTCATTTTTAGCTACAAGTatctatatgatttttattctgcagtaaattttatcaataaaatataatgtttgatattttaaattctgtatgTTTTGAATTCACTTTCAATtgcaaaaatatagttattcaaaatatttaaaaatacttaaaattgtaaaatagatAGATATACTTAAACTCTGTAAGCTTGAatgatttatctaaaatatcatgGCATATTAATACTCGTAAGTACATATACATTCAAAACACATTAAAtgagtttacaataatttaattaggtacactGTATTGGTTCTGTGGGAAAACAATTGAgtgtagaaaattaattaaatcttagtgctaaatgaacattttttattcacccccagtatttatttttaaaaataacattacttTGCAATCAGAATGCCCACAAACGATCACATGCCTTATATCGTTATGTACACATCCTAGTTCCAAGGCAGCTGGTTCACATGTAGTGTATTCATCTAGGAAATGTTGCGAATGTGGAATCAAATTTCCAGCATTTCGAACTAAAtatcataacataaaattttacaaattataaatttttgctACTACATTGGaatgaaatatgtaatttatgtaaatgcaCAAATaacttatcaattattacttttattaatatatacaattaatgtcCAATTGAGTAAGTCACAAGACGAATATTAACGatttggtaataatttattaatttataaatttaacgtatttacgtatattactgtatagtgtatatattatattatttatcattaaacctacatcataatataacatttttacagtcaaatacttctatataagataatttccaaaataaaatataatgtttacttttttcatacatttatgtCCGTGtcatacagtattttttttaacacccaTGCTTATTGTCACACTCATTTACagattatatgtttaaaaataaagttaaaataaaaaatgtataaaaatagtccAAAAGaacattaaagtttttaaaaataaaaaatatgcatactatattttagactaaattataatttagaatgtATGCTACTcctaaattataagatatatactAACCAATGAACATATCACCAATATTAGTTTCAGTAAATCGGGCTGGCAACATACGGCTGTCCATACAAGTGAAAAATAAAGCTTTAGGCtgaaacgtataaaataatattattaaaaacatctatattttataaaaatgtataatttatagtttctattgatcatgaataaaatatatgtttaaaaatataaaaaaaaaattgtaaggttaataattaatcataatattacatattataatatttttaatagtaattatatataccaatatggcaatatgtataaactaaaatcaatattagtaaaaaataaaccataacatcaaatataatacttatattaataatatttaaatgctaatatgtaactttgaatttttaaaaatagtatgttaatacaattatagtgGGTTTGTAcgataattagtaaataattaatgttttaaccgTGAAGATTTTAGAAGTGCTCACCAAAACAGTATTTtaccgtaatataatattaaaatgtattttaatcgttatgaaattatttgtgttcgacatttataaatactacggTAGATATTCTGTTTAgctaatatcaaaatattttagtatatagtaCTCGAtttggatttattttaatattgtgctACACGCCTACacgcaataaaataatactttaatatattgtattttaattacctaatttttttgtttgaaaaaaaaaaacctcatttatataaaatctaattgtaacttattattatgactaaatttaaatattattttcgaattttaaataaaattatatttaacatataggTTTATCGATCATTAAATAACACTGTaggtaaaaacttaaaataatcagGCTGACAAAaaccttatttttataaaattatctaagtcatttaaatatacctaattaactaatagtacctatataatgcaCGGAAccttaatatacaaaatttacgTTAGGAATAAGTAAatgagtttttgaaaaaattaagctaaaaaaaaaagttaaatacggatttgacattaaaaataaagtttcaacaaataatacatatcatttttataattttgcattgttaaatcataatttcacttttattttgggattctataatatttgtgaggagcgtaaatttatagaaaaatgtaaatataaatttaaaattatattacacagtTTTCACTAAtgtaagtatagtatatagggTATAgcaccataaaataaaataaaagtaaaacacaaataacaaaaataacatggatgatgattttataaacGATATTTCTAACAAACATGAGAAAACTAGTAATATActttttcttgaaaaaaaaaacaaatgagatgattttataatgatttacaaCCActaatggataaaaaaaaaatacatttttatcgctATACACAACTACTATAGGTTAATGCTATAAgcattaatctatttttactcgcctttacttacatttattatttaaatttggaagTAAAATttacagataaattattaaatcataaaacttgaaaaacgattctaaacgGATTTCAATACACTAAATACTGAAactgacattttaaaatgtgctcagaaaaattaaaacaagttATGAATAAgatgtgtttaaaattattttatttaaaattatctctcatcagtcataatatttttaagatattaaaaaaaaataatcggtAAAAATTGGATCAAATAAtctcaaaaatttgaaataaattttgaaaaatatatttatacagtttattaatttctaaccGTCATAAAGATGATTGTTTGGAAGTAAACGTAACAGGTTTGTTTTCTCTGTCTTTCATACACGATATATAGAAAAACAAGTTCAGGAAGGTCAATCAAGACTTGTAACCtattgacttattattttagaatattagctctaaaaaaactactttataaagtataaattaattcaattaatactGAAGAACGTATATTGtttctaaaaatgtgttacttagtaaaaaaattatccaagtttattacaaaaatatatttaaaaacaataatctatattctattttgacaGGTACACATTGA
Protein-coding regions in this window:
- the LOC114122107 gene encoding beta carbonic anhydrase 1-like: MDRIFRGIMKYRRTNRAKMVEQFVQVKNNPEPKALFFTCMDSRMLPARFTETNIGDMFIVRNAGNLIPHSQHFLDEYTTCEPAALELGCVHNDIRHVIVCGHSDCKAMNLLHLLRDTEFASIDNRRMSPLRSWLCTHAISSLEKYQQLEAAGFDTPLIFQAETPLRRIIAYIDPEDKFSVTDKLSQVNTLQQMQNIASYGFLRKRLEAYDLHIHALWFDIYTGDIYYFSRQSKKFVEINEKNVDKLVEEVSKYYA